A window from Acidobacteriota bacterium encodes these proteins:
- a CDS encoding glycosyltransferase family 2 protein, producing the protein MVRIAGARASIQRRFDSAAEPVASSVFGPSPTAPGICTAQRTALRSAAQAPRLGPVPMPRLSVVVITRNEAGNIRAALRSVRWADELVVVDSGSTDDTMRIAREIADRVTTREWAGYGAQKNHATGLAAHDWVLSLDADERVSPSLAHEIQALLRHEPAARGYRIPRVTRYLGRWIRSTDWHPDLPLRLYDRRNARWNERLVHESVAVDGPVDRLQGELEHHAYRDVSHHLQTIDRYTTLAARQMHRDGRRAGWVDVAARPLAAFLRNYVVRRGVRDGMHGLIISMLNAGYVFLKFVKLWERQRGGGSDRD; encoded by the coding sequence ATGGTGCGCATCGCTGGCGCGCGAGCAAGTATACAGAGGCGCTTTGATAGCGCCGCCGAACCCGTCGCGAGCTCCGTGTTCGGCCCCAGCCCCACCGCCCCAGGAATCTGCACCGCGCAACGCACTGCGTTGCGTTCTGCGGCGCAGGCTCCTAGACTCGGGCCTGTTCCCATGCCCCGCCTCTCGGTGGTCGTGATCACGAGAAACGAAGCCGGCAACATTCGCGCCGCGCTCCGATCGGTCCGCTGGGCCGACGAGCTGGTCGTGGTCGATTCCGGGAGCACCGACGACACCATGCGCATCGCGCGCGAGATCGCGGACCGCGTCACCACGCGCGAGTGGGCCGGCTACGGCGCACAGAAGAACCATGCGACGGGGCTTGCGGCGCACGACTGGGTGCTGTCGCTCGACGCCGACGAACGCGTCTCGCCTTCTCTCGCGCACGAGATTCAGGCGCTGCTGCGCCACGAGCCGGCTGCGCGCGGGTACCGCATTCCGCGCGTGACGCGCTATCTCGGCCGTTGGATCCGTTCCACCGACTGGCACCCCGACCTCCCGTTGCGCCTCTACGACCGCCGCAACGCCCGCTGGAACGAACGGCTGGTGCACGAGTCGGTCGCGGTCGACGGTCCCGTGGACCGGTTGCAGGGAGAGCTGGAGCACCACGCGTACCGCGACGTCTCCCACCACCTGCAGACCATCGACCGCTACACCACGCTCGCGGCCCGCCAGATGCACCGCGACGGGCGCCGCGCCGGATGGGTGGATGTGGCCGCCCGCCCCCTCGCGGCGTTCCTGCGCAACTACGTCGTCCGGCGCGGCGTGCGCGATGGCATGCACGGATTGATCATCTCCATGCTGAACGCCGGCTACGTCTTCCTCAAGTTCGTGAAACTGTGGGAGCGCCAACGCGGCGGCGGGAGCGACCGCGACTGA
- the truA gene encoding tRNA pseudouridine(38-40) synthase TruA produces MRTIKLTLAYDGTDYVGWQRQARGRSIQGEVERALAEIEGRAVVAVGAGRTDAGVHALGQVAGVQLAHAIETPALVRAVNAKLPPDIRVLAAEAASAGFHARYAARRKTYRYNLVSGAVASPFGRRYAWHVRPALDVEAMRAAAAAFGGRHDFAAFQAVGTEVASSVRTVRSVSVEPANIVLGAPSPAGKPGLTIDVVGDGFLRHMVRIMVGTLVAVGSGRVPATQVRAILASRSRERAGPTAPPHGLFLVAVDY; encoded by the coding sequence ATGCGCACCATCAAGCTCACTCTCGCCTACGACGGGACCGACTACGTGGGCTGGCAGCGCCAGGCGCGGGGACGCTCCATACAGGGCGAGGTGGAGCGGGCGCTCGCGGAGATCGAGGGGCGGGCGGTGGTCGCCGTCGGTGCGGGACGTACCGACGCCGGCGTACACGCGCTCGGACAGGTGGCCGGCGTGCAGCTTGCGCACGCCATCGAGACGCCCGCCCTCGTCCGGGCGGTCAACGCGAAGCTGCCGCCCGACATCCGCGTGCTCGCGGCCGAGGCGGCGTCCGCCGGCTTCCACGCGCGCTACGCGGCGCGCCGCAAGACCTACCGGTACAACCTGGTCTCCGGGGCCGTCGCGAGCCCGTTCGGCCGGCGCTATGCCTGGCACGTCCGGCCCGCGCTCGACGTCGAGGCCATGCGCGCCGCCGCGGCGGCGTTCGGAGGGCGTCACGACTTCGCGGCGTTCCAGGCCGTGGGGACGGAGGTGGCATCGTCGGTACGGACCGTACGGTCCGTGTCCGTCGAGCCCGCGAACATCGTTCTCGGCGCGCCGTCGCCGGCCGGGAAGCCGGGACTGACGATAGACGTCGTCGGAGACGGCTTCCTCAGGCACATGGTGCGGATCATGGTCGGCACCCTCGTCGCGGTCGGATCCGGCCGCGTCCCGGCGACCCAGGTCCGAGCGATCCTGGCGTCGCGGTCGCGGGAGCGCGCGGGGCCGACGGCGCCGCCGCACGGACTGTTCCTGGTCGCCGTCGACTACTGA
- a CDS encoding 1-deoxy-D-xylulose-5-phosphate reductoisomerase: protein MKRIAILGSTGSIGRSALSVVAAHPERLEVVGLAAGRNVERFAEQVADLRPAVVALADDEALDRLRVSGALPAAADAGSGEDGLVRVATHPRADLVLCASAGTAALGATLAAIEAGKTVALANKEVLVMAGRLMVEAARRRGVAILPVDSEHNAIHQCVDGRAPNDVLRYILTASGGPFRGRSAAELAAVTPEDALRHPTWSMGPKITIDSATLMNKGLEVIEARWLFDAPPDRIDVVVHPQSVVHSLVELRDGSVIAQLGVTDMRLPIQYAFSHPERWPAPLPALDLAACGPLDFQPPDTDRFPCLGLAYHALRAGTSLPAVLNAANEVAVAAFLERRLPFTAIPRVIETTLDAAAGRAPAEPAALAEVREVDAWARSFSSSVAGG, encoded by the coding sequence GTGAAGCGGATCGCCATTCTCGGCTCGACCGGCTCCATCGGCCGGAGCGCGCTCTCGGTGGTGGCCGCGCATCCCGAGCGCCTGGAGGTCGTCGGCCTTGCGGCCGGGCGCAACGTCGAGCGGTTCGCCGAACAGGTCGCCGACCTGCGGCCTGCCGTGGTGGCCCTGGCGGACGACGAGGCGCTGGATCGGCTACGGGTGTCCGGAGCGCTGCCCGCCGCCGCCGACGCCGGAAGCGGCGAGGACGGGCTCGTGCGGGTGGCCACGCATCCGCGTGCGGATCTCGTGCTCTGTGCCTCGGCCGGGACGGCGGCGCTCGGCGCCACGCTGGCCGCCATCGAGGCGGGCAAGACGGTGGCGCTGGCCAACAAGGAAGTGCTGGTGATGGCCGGCCGGCTCATGGTCGAGGCGGCCCGGCGCCGGGGCGTGGCGATTCTCCCGGTCGACAGCGAGCACAACGCCATCCACCAGTGCGTCGACGGGCGCGCGCCGAACGATGTGCTCCGCTACATCCTGACCGCGTCGGGCGGTCCGTTCCGCGGGCGGTCCGCCGCGGAGCTGGCGGCGGTGACGCCGGAGGACGCCCTGCGCCATCCGACGTGGTCGATGGGACCGAAGATCACTATCGATTCCGCGACGCTGATGAACAAGGGGCTCGAGGTGATCGAGGCTCGCTGGCTCTTCGACGCGCCGCCCGATCGCATCGACGTGGTGGTCCATCCGCAGTCGGTCGTGCATTCGCTGGTGGAACTCCGTGACGGATCGGTGATCGCGCAGCTCGGCGTCACCGACATGCGTCTGCCCATCCAGTACGCTTTTTCCCACCCGGAGCGCTGGCCTGCGCCGCTGCCGGCGCTCGATCTGGCCGCTTGCGGACCGCTCGACTTCCAGCCTCCCGACACCGACCGCTTTCCGTGTCTCGGGCTGGCCTACCACGCGCTGCGCGCCGGGACGTCGCTTCCCGCCGTTCTCAACGCGGCGAACGAGGTGGCGGTGGCGGCGTTCCTGGAGCGCCGGCTCCCGTTCACCGCCATTCCGCGCGTGATCGAGACCACTCTCGACGCCGCGGCGGGGCGCGCGCCGGCCGAGCCGGCCGCGTTGGCCGAGGTTCGCGAGGTGGACGCCTGGGCGCGCAGCTTTTCGTCGTCGGTCGCTGGCGGGTAG
- a CDS encoding phosphatidate cytidylyltransferase — protein MGDRHLLARLPRPAPPGSGGRLPEARAPLRRHRAGAGGRRPPSVTRVLSGVALGALFVGGIWFLPPAAAVVLAGCVLLLAFVEYVGLARSAGTSFPTVPSGVATLATAGAVVLAPGALVVVAMAGGLLIAVAVLAETRREGALAAAGAAAFPLLYLGLPVGAIAALLVDAGREVVLLLIATIVASDTLQYYGGRRFGSRRLAPAVSPGKTVEGAVCGFVAAALTVACAGAWWLPGLDAPARVVLGMTLGAAGMAGDLFESHLKRSSGVKDSSALIPGHGGVLDRIDALLFAAPVYYTVVTFAGGRLP, from the coding sequence CTGGGTGACCGACACCTACTGGCCCGACTTCCGCGCCCGGCACCTCCTGGAAGCGGTGGTCGCCTACCAGAAGCGCGAGCGCCGCTACGGCGGCATCGAGCAGGAGCCGGCGGTCGTCGGCCGCCAAGCGTGACCAGAGTCCTCAGCGGCGTCGCGCTTGGCGCTCTCTTCGTGGGCGGTATCTGGTTCCTTCCGCCGGCCGCCGCGGTCGTGCTGGCCGGCTGCGTGCTGCTGCTGGCGTTCGTGGAGTACGTCGGCTTGGCGCGATCCGCGGGGACGTCGTTCCCCACGGTCCCCAGCGGCGTGGCGACGCTGGCGACTGCGGGGGCGGTCGTCCTGGCTCCCGGCGCGCTCGTGGTGGTCGCAATGGCCGGCGGGCTGCTGATCGCGGTGGCGGTGCTCGCCGAGACCCGCCGCGAAGGTGCGCTGGCCGCCGCCGGGGCCGCGGCCTTCCCCCTGCTCTACTTGGGGCTGCCCGTCGGCGCAATCGCGGCGCTCCTGGTGGACGCGGGCCGCGAAGTCGTGCTGTTGTTGATTGCGACGATCGTCGCGAGCGACACATTGCAGTACTACGGAGGGCGCCGGTTCGGAAGCAGACGGCTCGCGCCCGCGGTGAGCCCCGGCAAGACGGTCGAGGGAGCGGTGTGCGGCTTCGTCGCGGCCGCGCTGACGGTTGCCTGCGCCGGGGCGTGGTGGTTGCCCGGCCTGGATGCTCCCGCCCGCGTCGTCCTCGGCATGACGCTCGGGGCGGCGGGCATGGCCGGCGATCTGTTCGAGTCGCACCTGAAGCGCTCGTCCGGGGTCAAGGACTCCTCGGCTCTCATTCCGGGGCACGGCGGGGTGCTCGACCGGATAGACGCGCTGCTGTTCGCCGCGCCGGTCTACTACACCGTGGTGACGTTCGCCGGGGGGCGCCTGCCGTGA
- a CDS encoding isoprenyl transferase has protein sequence MGLHDVLAWAPAGSVEARLARQVDFERLPAHIAVIMDGNGRWAARRRLPRVEGHRAGIDSVRETVELSARLGIEVLTLYAFSVDNWKRPPAEVRGLMGLLKRYLRLEIATLMANDIRLKVIGSETELAPDVRVELDAAQERTGGNAGMVFNIALNYGGRAEIVAAVRRALQAGVEPHDLDEARFAGLLYTAGQPDPDLLIRTSGEMRISNFLLWQIAYSEIWVTDTYWPDFRARHLLEAVVAYQKRERRYGGIEQEPAVVGRQA, from the coding sequence ATGGGCCTGCACGACGTACTGGCGTGGGCGCCGGCCGGATCCGTCGAGGCCCGTCTCGCGCGGCAGGTGGATTTCGAGCGCCTGCCGGCGCACATCGCGGTCATCATGGACGGGAACGGACGCTGGGCCGCCCGCCGGCGCCTCCCGCGCGTCGAAGGGCATCGCGCCGGCATCGATTCGGTGCGTGAAACGGTGGAGTTGTCCGCGCGGCTCGGCATCGAGGTCCTTACCCTCTACGCCTTCTCGGTGGACAACTGGAAGCGTCCGCCCGCGGAGGTGCGGGGCCTGATGGGGCTCCTCAAGCGCTATCTGCGGCTGGAGATCGCCACCCTCATGGCCAACGACATCCGGCTCAAGGTCATCGGCAGCGAAACGGAGCTCGCGCCGGACGTGCGGGTGGAGCTCGATGCCGCGCAGGAGCGGACCGGCGGCAACGCCGGCATGGTCTTCAACATCGCGCTCAATTACGGCGGCCGGGCCGAGATCGTCGCGGCGGTCCGTCGCGCTCTGCAGGCCGGTGTCGAGCCGCACGACCTGGACGAAGCACGATTCGCGGGACTGCTGTACACGGCAGGCCAGCCGGACCCCGACCTGCTGATCCGGACCAGCGGAGAGATGCGCATCAGCAACTTCCTGCTCTGGCAGATTGCCTACTCGGAGATCTGGGTGACCGACACCTACTGGCCCGACTTCCGCGCCCGGCACCTCCTGGAAGCGGTGGTCGCCTACCAGAAGCGCGAGCGCCGCTACGGCGGCATCGAGCAGGAGCCGGCGGTCGTCGGCCGCCAAGCGTGA
- the rseP gene encoding RIP metalloprotease RseP, producing the protein MTTLLAFLFVLGVLVFVHELGHFLMARRLGVRVLTFSLGFGPKILKATRGDTEYCVSAIPLGGYVKMAGEHGEENRSGAPDEFMSKTKWERFLVLIMGPAMNLVLAVLVMWLVLYQGAEEPAYEEEPPVVGRVMEDSPAARAGIAPGERIVSVAGRAVETWNALFMEVLPRAEREIPIVVRGVEGRERTLQVTPDAQTSFEMGDLGIGPAVHPQVVQVMPNEPADRAGLRARDVIEAVDGESVDHAELIARINASPDVPLTLTVRRAGEPLEVRVTPALRGDIGLTGMTVGPFETRIVEPGFIEAFGMSLERNYEWSGLIFQTLWGLLTAETSPRQLVGPVGIAQLSGSAAQVGWVQLFSLMAMISLNLGILNLLPIPVLDGGHIFIMGMESVARRDFSMRVKERMLLAGFVVLMMLMVTVIYNDLTRIQWIEGLMPWR; encoded by the coding sequence TTGACCACCCTGCTTGCCTTCCTTTTCGTTCTCGGCGTGCTCGTCTTCGTGCACGAGCTGGGGCACTTTCTGATGGCCCGCCGCCTCGGTGTCCGGGTCCTGACGTTCTCGCTCGGGTTCGGGCCGAAGATTCTCAAGGCCACGCGCGGAGACACCGAGTACTGCGTCAGCGCGATACCACTCGGCGGCTACGTGAAGATGGCCGGCGAGCACGGGGAGGAGAATCGCAGCGGCGCCCCCGACGAGTTCATGTCGAAGACCAAGTGGGAGCGCTTCCTGGTGCTCATCATGGGGCCGGCGATGAATCTCGTCCTCGCCGTGCTCGTCATGTGGCTCGTGCTCTATCAGGGAGCCGAGGAGCCCGCGTACGAGGAGGAGCCGCCCGTCGTCGGGCGCGTGATGGAGGATTCTCCCGCCGCGCGCGCCGGCATCGCCCCCGGCGAGCGGATCGTGAGCGTCGCGGGCCGCGCCGTCGAGACCTGGAACGCGCTGTTCATGGAGGTTCTGCCCCGCGCGGAGCGCGAGATCCCCATCGTGGTGCGCGGTGTGGAGGGGCGGGAACGGACCCTGCAGGTGACCCCGGACGCCCAGACGAGCTTCGAGATGGGCGATCTCGGCATCGGGCCGGCGGTGCACCCGCAGGTCGTGCAGGTCATGCCGAACGAGCCGGCGGACCGGGCCGGGCTCCGGGCGCGCGACGTCATCGAGGCGGTGGACGGCGAGAGCGTCGACCATGCCGAGCTGATCGCGCGTATCAACGCCAGCCCCGACGTGCCGCTGACCCTCACCGTTCGCCGCGCCGGCGAGCCGCTCGAGGTCCGTGTCACGCCCGCGCTGCGCGGCGACATCGGACTGACCGGGATGACGGTCGGGCCGTTCGAGACGCGGATCGTCGAGCCGGGCTTCATCGAGGCGTTCGGCATGAGTCTGGAGCGGAACTACGAGTGGTCCGGGTTGATCTTCCAGACCCTCTGGGGGCTGCTGACCGCGGAGACCTCGCCGCGGCAGCTCGTCGGTCCGGTCGGCATCGCCCAACTGTCCGGCAGCGCCGCCCAGGTGGGTTGGGTGCAGCTCTTCAGCCTCATGGCGATGATCTCGCTCAACCTCGGCATACTGAACCTGCTGCCGATCCCGGTCCTCGACGGCGGCCACATCTTCATCATGGGCATGGAGAGCGTGGCGCGGCGCGATTTCAGCATGCGTGTCAAGGAGCGCATGCTGCTGGCCGGCTTCGTGGTCCTGATGATGTTGATGGTCACGGTGATCTACAACGACCTGACGCGCATCCAGTGGATCGAAGGGCTGATGCCCTGGCGCTAG